Proteins co-encoded in one Nicotiana sylvestris chromosome 7, ASM39365v2, whole genome shotgun sequence genomic window:
- the LOC138872784 gene encoding uncharacterized protein has protein sequence MKVQDYSIVEQLRKTLGQISLLSLLIHSDEHRRALMKILNEAHIPDKISVNHLEKIDNKLFEVNGVTFSEDELPMEGTQHNRALYLTVKCKDSMVTRVLVDNGSSANIFPLSTLNKLKVDDERIHKNSICVRGFEGGGKDSVGDIVLELAIGPVEFTMDFQVLDVAISYNLLLGRPWIHATGPHTNRTCRIK, from the coding sequence atgaaagtacaagactattccatcgtggagcagttgagaaagacgctTGGTCAGATTTCactgttgtcattgttaatccactcagacgagcatcgtcgggccttgatgaaaatcctgaatgaggctcacatTCCCGACAAAatctcagtgaaccatctggaaaagattgACAACAAATTATTTGAGGTGAACGGAGTCACTTTTTCTGAGGATGAGTTGCCTATGGAAGGTACTCAGCACAACagagccctctatcttacggtaaaatgtAAAGATTCTATGGTTAccagggtattggttgacaatggttccagtgcaaacattttccctctctctactctaaacaagttgaaagtggatgatgagaggattcacaagaatagtatctgcgttcgAGGATTTGaaggtggagggaaagattcagttggtgatatagtgcttgagttggcaataggaccagttgaattcaCCATGGATTTCCAGGTGCTGGATGTAGCCATTTCCTACAATCTActgttaggtcgaccttggattcatgccactGGACCTCACACTAACAGAACTTGTAGGATTAAATAG
- the LOC138872785 gene encoding uncharacterized protein, whose amino-acid sequence MANQVILGALIQEGTSQVRASYFNGQHFSHWKVRMEIFAKAYDVKVWRVIKKGNYPLPAATPPLDDPKDIDLYTKEQMEVVQVNIKARNLLHNAISGEEYEKISSCDIAKEMWDKLEVTYEGTIKVKEVHINMLVNDYELFSMIKGESIEEIFVRFSKIISDLKAFGKPYTSGDQVIKFSKILKRRISRRLFKKKKKKIVAFKTSTKIAENEIDDDPEALQEEIAKLSKNMDGLMKRFQNTQKGRIPPRRSRQYNEQDKNDGKCYECGRFGHIQAECPELKRKISRGFNKNKSFGSWRDEDNSDHEEIANLCFMTILENKMNKYSGCWTDEDTSDEENENSFMARGETSEVRSYNSESCSELQDILDLTLKKSQKIMNEIKRLTKEVKDWKLKHEVCEIEK is encoded by the exons atggcaaATCAAGTTATCTTAGGAGCTCTCATTCAggaaggaacttcacaagttagaGCATCATACTTCAATGGACAACATTTCTCCCATTGGAAAGTGCGGATGGAGATCTTTGCCAAGGCCTATGACGTCAAAGTTTGGAgagtcatcaaaaaggggaactaCCCCTTACCTGCTGCTACTCCACCACTTGATGATCCTAAAGATATAGATTTATATACAAAAGAGCAAATGGAAGTGGTACAAGTTAACATTAAAGCAAGAAATCTGCTTCATAATGCTATAAGTGGTGAAGAATATGAGAAAATCTCAAGTTGTGACATAGCCAAAGAAATGTGGGACAAGCTTGAGGTCACATATGAAGGAACCATCAAAGTAAAGGAAGTACATATCAACATGTTGGTTAATGATTACGAACTCTTCTCAATGATAAAAGGAGAATCTATTGAAGAGATATTTGTcaggtttagcaaaataattagcGATCTAAAGGCATTTGGCAAGCCTTATACCAGTGGTGATCAAGTTATAAAATTCTCAAAA ATTTTGAAAAGACGCATCTCAAGAAGACtattcaagaagaaaaaaaagaaaatagttgcATTCAAGACCTCAACTAAAATAGCTGAAaacgaaattgatgatgatcctGAAGCTCTACAAGAAGAGATTGCTAAGCTATCAAAAAACATGGATGGATTAATGAAAAGATTCCAGAACACACAGAAAGGAAGAATTCCACCAAGACGATCCAGGCAATACAACGAACAGGACAAGAATGATGGAAAGTGCTATGAGTGTGGAAGATTTGGGCACATTCAAGCTGAGTGCCCAGAACTGAAAAGGAAGATCTCTAGAGGCTTTAACAAGAACAAATCCTTCGGAAGCTGGAGAGATGAGGATAATTCAGACCATGAAGAGATAGCGAATCTCTGCTTCATGACGATTCTAGAAAACAAAATGAACAAGTACTCAGGATGTTGGACAGATGAGGACACTTCAgatgaagaaaatgaaaatagtttCATGGCACGAGGTGAAACAAGTGAGGTAAGATCTTATAACAGTGAAAGCTGCAGTGAATTGCAGGATATTCTTGATTTAACTTTGAAAAAGTctcaaaaaataatgaatgagattaAGAGACTTACTAAAGAAGTTAAAGATTGGAAACTCAAACATGAAGTGTGTGAAATCGAAAAATAA